A genomic region of Rhodanobacter sp. contains the following coding sequences:
- a CDS encoding tetratricopeptide repeat-containing sulfotransferase family protein, with the protein MSHDAKTSPPPRDADAHVAAGKAQMAQGALAEAARSYRQAIALRPDHVEAHYLLGNTQGALGQLAEAAASFRQALAIRPGFTEAHARLGHTLLAIRQPDAAEAHFLHVLAARPDDANTHNSLGIVYREQARLAEAEACYRRALAIKPDYAEAHNNLGNALRDLGRPGEAESSYRQALALHDRYAEPHFNLGNILRDQQRLDEAERSYRRALAIRPDYLMALNNLGLCLKKQGRVEEACASFEAAIAVKPDFLQAHCNLAPFRTHAADDPHLGMLESQQHQLPSLPPAGRVNYWFALGKMREDAGRHGDAFAAYAEGNREQRARFPHDEAREAALVARLRAVFHADLFAGQPPAARADRTPVFIVGMPRSGTSLIEQILASHPGIHGAGELTDLHDVVHAFDTPAATYPEIAATLSAEALQRLGDAYIERAWRHAPQATHVTDKLPANFLHVGMIHRMLPHAKIIHAMRDPMDSCFSCYARLFEAGNLDFSYDLGSTGRYYVRYIELMQHWHRVLPPGTVLDLRYEDMVADTEGQARRLLDYLGLPWDEACLDFHRNTRVVRTASIAQVRKPIYRSSVARWKHFEAHLAPLLAIVQDYR; encoded by the coding sequence ATGTCCCACGATGCGAAAACGTCCCCGCCGCCGCGCGATGCCGACGCCCATGTCGCCGCGGGCAAGGCGCAGATGGCGCAGGGCGCCCTGGCCGAGGCCGCGCGCAGTTACCGGCAGGCTATCGCGCTGCGGCCTGACCATGTCGAGGCGCACTACCTGCTCGGCAATACCCAGGGCGCCTTGGGGCAACTGGCCGAGGCCGCGGCCAGCTTCCGGCAGGCGCTGGCGATCCGGCCCGGCTTCACCGAGGCGCATGCGCGGCTGGGCCACACGCTGCTGGCGATCCGCCAGCCGGACGCGGCCGAGGCGCACTTCCTGCACGTGCTGGCGGCGCGTCCCGACGATGCGAACACCCACAACAGCCTGGGCATCGTGTACCGCGAGCAGGCGCGGCTGGCCGAGGCCGAGGCCTGCTACCGCCGCGCGCTGGCGATCAAGCCGGACTACGCCGAAGCGCACAACAACCTCGGCAACGCCTTGCGCGACCTAGGCCGCCCGGGCGAAGCCGAGTCCAGCTACCGGCAGGCGCTGGCCCTCCACGACCGCTACGCCGAACCGCACTTCAACCTCGGCAACATCCTGCGCGACCAACAGCGGCTGGACGAGGCCGAGCGGAGTTACCGGCGCGCGCTGGCGATCCGGCCCGACTACCTGATGGCGCTCAACAACCTCGGCCTGTGCCTGAAGAAGCAGGGCCGCGTGGAAGAAGCCTGCGCCAGCTTCGAGGCCGCCATCGCGGTCAAGCCGGACTTCCTGCAGGCGCACTGCAACCTTGCGCCGTTCCGCACGCATGCCGCGGACGATCCGCACCTCGGCATGCTGGAATCGCAGCAGCACCAGTTGCCAAGCCTGCCGCCGGCCGGGCGCGTCAACTACTGGTTCGCGCTCGGCAAGATGCGCGAGGACGCCGGCCGCCACGGCGACGCCTTCGCGGCCTACGCGGAAGGCAACCGCGAGCAGCGCGCGCGCTTCCCGCACGACGAGGCGCGCGAGGCGGCGCTGGTCGCGCGCCTGCGCGCCGTCTTCCACGCGGATCTCTTCGCGGGCCAGCCGCCGGCCGCACGTGCCGACCGCACGCCGGTCTTCATCGTCGGCATGCCGCGCTCGGGCACCTCGCTGATCGAACAGATCCTGGCCAGCCATCCGGGCATCCATGGCGCCGGCGAACTGACCGACCTGCATGACGTGGTGCACGCCTTCGACACGCCGGCCGCCACTTATCCCGAGATCGCCGCCACGCTCTCCGCCGAGGCCCTGCAGCGGCTGGGCGATGCCTACATCGAACGCGCGTGGCGGCATGCCCCGCAGGCGACGCACGTCACCGACAAGCTGCCGGCCAACTTCCTGCACGTGGGCATGATCCACCGCATGCTGCCGCACGCGAAGATCATCCACGCCATGCGCGATCCGATGGATTCCTGCTTCTCCTGCTACGCGCGCCTGTTCGAAGCCGGCAACCTCGATTTCAGCTACGACCTGGGCAGCACGGGCCGCTACTACGTGCGCTACATCGAGCTCATGCAGCACTGGCACCGCGTGCTGCCGCCCGGCACCGTGCTGGACCTGCGCTACGAGGACATGGTCGCCGACACCGAAGGCCAGGCAAGGCGCCTGCTCGACTACCTCGGGCTGCCGTGGGACGAGGCTTGCCTCGATTTCCACCGCAATACGCGCGTGGTGCGGACCGCCAGCATCGCCCAGGTGCGCAAGCCGATCTACCGGTCCTCGGTGGCGCGCTGGAAGCATTTCGAGGCGCATCTCGCGCCCTTGCTGGCGATCGTGCAGGACTACCGCTGA
- a CDS encoding TIGR03862 family flavoprotein: MAGIQVDLYDAMGSVGRKFLLAGKGGLNLTHGEPFARFVERYGERHGEVERWLRGFDAEALRGWARGLGVETFVGSSGRVFPVDMKAAPLLRRWLHRLRAAGVAFHMHHRWLGWSEDGALRFATPEGERTVAADAVVLALGGASWPKLGSDGAWVAPLRDAGVDVAPLQSANCGFEVDWSEHLRTRFAGAPLKSVAAHWTDRHGAAQTRRGECVLSEYGIEGSLVYAIGADLRERIARDGEATLQLDLTPGIAHAALAERLAAPRGKHSLGDWLRRRAHLDAAKCALVFEAADKAALADPVALAARIKALPLTLRAPRPLAEAISTAGGVRLEALDEHLMLRARPGTFCAGEMLDWEAPTGGYLLTACFAGGLLAGRGAVRWLAASAGADGVAADAQR, translated from the coding sequence ATGGCCGGCATCCAGGTCGACTTGTACGACGCCATGGGGTCGGTGGGGCGGAAATTCCTGCTTGCCGGCAAGGGCGGCCTCAACCTCACGCATGGCGAACCGTTCGCGCGCTTCGTCGAGCGCTACGGCGAGCGCCACGGGGAAGTCGAGCGCTGGCTGCGCGGTTTCGATGCCGAGGCGTTGCGCGGCTGGGCGCGCGGGTTGGGCGTGGAAACCTTCGTGGGCAGTTCGGGCCGCGTGTTTCCGGTCGACATGAAGGCAGCACCGCTGCTGCGGCGTTGGCTGCACCGCCTGCGCGCCGCGGGCGTTGCCTTCCACATGCACCACCGCTGGCTGGGTTGGTCGGAGGACGGCGCGCTGCGCTTTGCCACGCCGGAAGGCGAGCGCACCGTCGCGGCCGATGCCGTGGTGCTGGCGCTGGGCGGCGCCAGCTGGCCGAAGCTGGGTTCCGATGGCGCGTGGGTGGCGCCGCTGCGCGATGCCGGCGTCGACGTCGCGCCATTGCAAAGCGCCAACTGCGGTTTCGAGGTCGACTGGAGCGAGCATCTGCGCACGCGCTTCGCCGGTGCGCCGCTGAAGTCGGTGGCGGCGCATTGGACGGATCGCCATGGCGCTGCGCAAACGCGGCGGGGCGAATGCGTGCTCAGCGAATACGGCATCGAAGGCAGTCTGGTCTATGCCATCGGCGCGGATTTGCGCGAGCGCATTGCGCGGGACGGCGAAGCGACGCTGCAGCTCGACCTCACCCCGGGCATCGCACACGCGGCCTTGGCGGAACGCCTCGCTGCGCCGCGCGGCAAGCACAGCCTGGGCGACTGGCTGCGCCGCCGCGCGCATCTCGACGCGGCGAAATGCGCGCTGGTGTTCGAGGCCGCCGACAAGGCCGCGCTGGCCGATCCGGTTGCGCTGGCGGCGCGGATCAAGGCGTTGCCGTTGACGCTGCGGGCGCCGCGCCCGCTGGCGGAAGCCATCAGCACGGCGGGCGGCGTGCGTCTCGAAGCGCTCGACGAGCACCTGATGCTGCGCGCGCGGCCGGGCACGTTCTGCGCGGGCGAGATGCTGGACTGGGAAGCGCCCACGGGCGGCTACCTGCTCACCGCCTGCTTTGCCGGCGGCCTGCTCGCCGGGCGCGGCGCGGTGCGTTGGCTGGCGGCGTCCGCCGGTGCGGACGGGGTTGCCGCAGACGCTCAGCGGTAG